In Streptomyces sp. P3, one DNA window encodes the following:
- a CDS encoding carbamate kinase yields the protein MRIVVALGGNALLHRGERPDAAVQQANIDRVATALAALAHENELVLTHGNGPQIGLLAMESAADPALSAPYPLHLLGAQTQGMIGSLLACTLHDALPGRHIATLVTHTLVRADDPGFARPTKFVGQVYSREVAGALARKRGWHVAQDTTGWRRVVPSPSPERILETDTVHELLNSGALVICAGGGGVPVTADDDTGALTGVEAVVDKDLTAALLAEDIKADFLLILTDVPCVYEDYGTPAQRPLLDATPAELLRRGFPDGSMGPKAEAAARFVERTGGLAAIGALDAAYEIVHGRSGTLIRPDLTAG from the coding sequence ATGCGCATCGTCGTCGCCCTCGGCGGCAACGCCCTGCTCCACCGCGGCGAACGCCCCGACGCCGCCGTGCAGCAGGCCAACATCGACCGGGTCGCCACCGCGCTGGCCGCCCTCGCCCACGAAAACGAACTGGTCCTCACCCACGGCAACGGCCCCCAGATCGGCCTGCTCGCCATGGAGAGCGCCGCGGACCCCGCCCTCAGCGCCCCCTACCCCCTGCACCTGCTCGGCGCCCAGACCCAGGGGATGATCGGCTCCCTGCTCGCCTGCACCCTGCACGACGCCCTGCCCGGCCGCCACATCGCCACCCTGGTCACCCACACCCTCGTACGAGCCGACGACCCGGGGTTCGCGCGGCCCACCAAGTTCGTCGGCCAGGTCTACTCCCGGGAGGTGGCCGGCGCTCTCGCCCGCAAGCGTGGCTGGCACGTCGCACAGGACACCACCGGCTGGCGCCGCGTCGTCCCCTCCCCGTCACCGGAACGGATCCTGGAGACCGACACCGTCCACGAGTTGCTGAACAGCGGCGCACTGGTGATCTGCGCGGGCGGCGGAGGCGTCCCCGTGACGGCGGACGACGACACCGGCGCGCTGACCGGCGTGGAAGCCGTCGTCGACAAGGACCTCACGGCCGCCCTGCTCGCCGAGGACATCAAGGCCGACTTCCTGCTGATCCTCACCGACGTCCCGTGCGTGTACGAGGACTACGGCACCCCCGCCCAGCGACCCCTCCTCGACGCGACCCCGGCCGAGCTGCTGCGCAGGGGCTTCCCGGACGGCTCGATGGGTCCGAAGGCCGAGGCCGCCGCCCGGTTCGTCGAGCGGACCGGAGGGCTCGCCGCGATCGGGGCCCTGGACGCGGCGTACGAGATCGTGCACGGCCGCTCGGGCACCCTGATCCGCCCGGATCTCACCGCCGGTTGA
- a CDS encoding DoxX family membrane protein, translating to MAVHEHPRRSSGFHLPSFRGHRSASASEFVSADTGTHSARAYAFASLRLLTGFVFLWAFLDKTFGLGYATPSGKGWIDGGSPTKGFLGSVAVGPMESTFHSWAGDPWANWLFMLGLLGIGLALVAGVALRIAAFAGTAMMALMWIAEWPPARHLSDGSASMSTNPFVDYHLIYAVALVVLAAAAAGDTLGAGRLWARLPFVRDHSWLR from the coding sequence ATGGCCGTGCACGAGCACCCTCGCCGGAGCTCCGGCTTCCACCTGCCCTCGTTCCGCGGGCACCGGAGCGCCTCCGCATCCGAGTTCGTGTCGGCGGACACCGGCACGCACTCCGCGCGGGCCTACGCCTTCGCGTCCCTGCGTCTGCTCACCGGGTTCGTGTTCCTGTGGGCCTTCCTCGACAAGACCTTCGGCCTCGGCTACGCCACCCCGTCCGGCAAGGGCTGGATCGACGGCGGCTCCCCGACGAAGGGCTTTCTCGGTTCCGTCGCCGTCGGGCCGATGGAGTCGACCTTCCACTCCTGGGCCGGCGACCCGTGGGCGAACTGGCTGTTCATGCTCGGCCTGCTCGGAATCGGCCTCGCCCTGGTCGCGGGGGTCGCGCTGCGTATCGCCGCATTCGCCGGCACCGCGATGATGGCGCTGATGTGGATTGCCGAGTGGCCGCCCGCCCGACACCTCTCCGACGGCTCGGCGAGCATGTCGACGAACCCGTTCGTCGACTACCACCTGATCTACGCCGTCGCCCTGGTCGTGCTGGCCGCCGCCGCAGCCGGCGACACCCTGGGCGCGGGCCGGCTGTGGGCCAGGCTGCCGTTCGTCCGCGACCACAGCTGGCTGCGCTGA
- the gap gene encoding type I glyceraldehyde-3-phosphate dehydrogenase yields MTVRVGINGFGRIGRTYLRAALDRAEEGTQDVEVVAVNDITSPATLAHLLEYDSTFGRIGRSVEHDDSSITVDGRRIAVTAERDPAALHWSDYGAGIVVESTGRFRDRDSAALHLKGGAHTVLLSAPGKGVDATIVMGVNDRTYDRHRDRIVSAASCTTNCVAPMVKVLDDAFGIERGVMTTIHGYTNDQSLLDGPHKDLRRARSAALSIIPTSTGAARAVGLVVPELAGALDGIAVRVPVEDGSLTDLAVVLTREASADEINAAFEAAANGPLNGILRVSKAPIVSRDVIGDPSSCVFDPALTQANGTLAKVFGWYDNEWGYTNRLLDLTALVADD; encoded by the coding sequence ATGACCGTACGCGTCGGCATCAACGGCTTCGGACGTATCGGCCGCACCTATCTGCGTGCCGCCCTCGACCGGGCCGAGGAAGGCACCCAGGACGTGGAGGTGGTCGCCGTCAACGACATCACCTCACCCGCCACCCTGGCCCACCTGCTGGAGTACGACTCGACCTTCGGTCGCATCGGCCGCTCCGTCGAGCATGACGACAGCTCCATCACCGTCGACGGGCGCCGTATCGCCGTCACCGCCGAACGTGACCCGGCCGCCCTGCACTGGTCGGACTACGGCGCCGGCATCGTCGTCGAGTCGACCGGCCGCTTCCGCGACCGGGACTCCGCGGCCCTGCACCTGAAGGGCGGCGCCCACACCGTGCTGCTGTCGGCGCCCGGCAAGGGGGTGGACGCCACCATCGTGATGGGCGTCAACGACCGGACCTACGACCGGCACCGCGACCGCATCGTCTCCGCGGCCTCCTGCACCACCAACTGCGTCGCCCCGATGGTGAAGGTGCTCGACGACGCCTTCGGCATCGAGCGAGGAGTGATGACCACCATCCACGGCTACACCAACGACCAGTCCCTCCTCGACGGCCCGCACAAGGACCTGCGCCGGGCCCGCTCGGCCGCCCTCAGCATCATCCCCACCAGCACCGGCGCCGCCCGCGCCGTGGGTCTGGTGGTGCCGGAGCTGGCCGGGGCCCTGGACGGCATCGCGGTCCGGGTGCCCGTGGAGGACGGATCGCTCACCGACCTCGCCGTCGTCCTCACCCGAGAGGCGAGCGCGGACGAGATCAACGCCGCGTTCGAGGCGGCCGCGAACGGCCCGCTGAACGGCATCCTGCGCGTCTCCAAGGCTCCCATCGTCTCCCGCGACGTCATCGGCGACCCCTCGTCCTGCGTCTTCGACCCGGCGCTGACCCAGGCCAACGGCACCCTCGCCAAGGTCTTCGGCTGGTACGACAACGAGTGGGGCTACACCAACCGTCTCCTGGACCTGACGGCGTTGGTGGCGGACGACTGA
- a CDS encoding acetate--CoA ligase family protein, with protein MPGANGNTPVDLEGPQQLLHLLSRMAADLPRLAEADFNPVLVTPDGVSVPDARIRLLPAAPRTLTCDDCAEEEPPCDTTRSAP; from the coding sequence CTGCCGGGCGCGAACGGAAACACCCCCGTCGACCTCGAAGGACCCCAACAGCTGCTCCACCTGCTTTCCCGGATGGCGGCGGACCTGCCGCGACTCGCCGAGGCCGACTTCAATCCCGTCCTGGTGACACCGGACGGCGTCAGCGTGCCCGACGCACGCATACGCCTCCTGCCCGCCGCCCCCAGGACCCTTACCTGCGACGACTGCGCTGAGGAGGAACCGCCATGCGACACGACAAGGTCGGCACCGTGA
- a CDS encoding CBS domain-containing protein, which translates to MRHDKVGTVMTTDVVRAEYGTPFKEVARLLASHRISGLPVVDEDDKVVGVLSETDLMMHQVTVPDPDGPKHRTRLAELTPGAKRQTAKGKARTAGRLMTQPPVTVHADDTIVQAARTMVRKHVERLPVVDEQDRLVGIVTRSDLLQVFLRPDAEIRTEVIEEVLVRTLSLPPRSVEVSVAEGVVTLSGHMERRSETEIAPSMTRRIDGVVDVVGRLTYRLDDARLRTEEQTQSVHGVADDWLRRL; encoded by the coding sequence ATGCGACACGACAAGGTCGGCACCGTGATGACCACGGACGTCGTCCGCGCCGAGTACGGCACCCCGTTCAAGGAGGTGGCCCGGCTGCTCGCGAGCCACCGGATCAGCGGACTGCCGGTGGTGGACGAGGACGACAAGGTCGTCGGTGTCCTGTCCGAGACGGACCTGATGATGCACCAGGTGACCGTCCCGGACCCGGACGGGCCGAAGCACCGCACGCGGCTCGCCGAGCTGACGCCCGGCGCCAAGCGACAGACCGCGAAGGGCAAGGCCCGAACCGCAGGCCGGCTGATGACACAGCCGCCCGTCACGGTGCACGCCGACGACACCATCGTCCAGGCCGCCCGCACCATGGTCCGCAAGCACGTGGAGCGGCTCCCCGTCGTCGACGAGCAGGACCGGCTCGTCGGCATCGTCACCCGCAGCGACCTCCTCCAGGTCTTCCTGCGGCCCGACGCCGAGATTCGCACCGAGGTGATCGAGGAAGTCCTGGTTCGCACGCTGTCGCTGCCGCCGCGCAGTGTCGAGGTCTCCGTTGCGGAGGGCGTCGTCACGCTCTCCGGACACATGGAGCGCAGGAGCGAGACGGAGATCGCCCCGTCCATGACCCGGCGGATCGACGGCGTGGTCGACGTGGTCGGCAGGCTCACCTACCGACTGGACGACGCACGCCTGCGTACCGAGGAGCAGACACAGTCAGTGCACGGCGTGGCCGACGACTGGCTGCGCCGGCTGTGA
- a CDS encoding flavodoxin domain-containing protein, whose protein sequence is MTDTVLVTYGTTNGSTAEIAEAVAEVLRKGGLTVESLPARSVTNVARYDAVVVGGGLYAGRWHKDARRFVRRNRVPLAERPVWFFSSGPLDASASERDIPPVRGVQRAMTRLGVRDHVTFGGCLEDGAKGRVAGMILRSGKGGDFRDFGAIHAWAGGIADTLTHT, encoded by the coding sequence ATGACCGACACCGTGCTGGTCACGTACGGAACGACGAACGGATCCACAGCGGAGATCGCCGAAGCCGTGGCCGAGGTCCTGCGCAAGGGCGGGCTGACCGTCGAGTCGCTTCCGGCCCGGTCCGTGACGAATGTGGCGCGCTACGACGCCGTCGTGGTCGGCGGCGGCCTCTACGCGGGGCGCTGGCACAAGGACGCACGGCGGTTCGTCCGCCGCAACCGCGTGCCCCTCGCGGAGCGTCCGGTGTGGTTCTTCAGCAGCGGCCCGCTCGACGCCTCCGCCTCCGAGCGGGACATCCCGCCGGTGCGAGGCGTGCAGCGGGCCATGACCCGGCTGGGCGTCCGGGACCACGTCACTTTCGGCGGATGCCTGGAAGACGGCGCCAAAGGGCGGGTGGCCGGGATGATCCTCCGCTCCGGCAAGGGCGGTGACTTCCGGGACTTCGGCGCGATCCACGCCTGGGCGGGAGGCATCGCCGACACACTGACGCACACCTAG
- a CDS encoding pyridoxamine 5'-phosphate oxidase family protein: MDANDGLRALDRQECLSLLAKAPVGRIVYTRQALPAVLPVNFCLDQDGAVLVRTSASSELASAIDGAVVAFEADEVDVATHSGWSVVVMGTATLVTDPAEHARLLRTGPRSWAPAPQEAFVRIDPELVTGRDLVGGRTLYGVHLPS; this comes from the coding sequence ATGGACGCCAACGACGGATTGCGTGCACTCGACCGGCAGGAATGCCTGAGTCTGCTGGCCAAGGCGCCGGTGGGGCGCATCGTGTACACGCGGCAGGCGCTGCCCGCAGTCCTGCCGGTCAACTTCTGCCTCGACCAGGACGGCGCAGTGCTGGTGCGCACCTCGGCGTCCTCGGAACTGGCGAGTGCGATCGACGGAGCGGTGGTCGCCTTCGAGGCCGACGAGGTCGACGTCGCCACCCACTCCGGATGGAGCGTCGTGGTCATGGGGACGGCCACCCTCGTGACCGACCCCGCCGAGCACGCACGGCTGTTGCGGACCGGGCCGCGTTCCTGGGCTCCCGCGCCGCAGGAGGCCTTCGTGCGCATCGACCCCGAACTGGTCACCGGACGCGACCTCGTCGGCGGACGCACCCTGTACGGCGTGCACCTCCCCTCCTGA